In Marinobacter sp. es.048, the following proteins share a genomic window:
- the ppc gene encoding phosphoenolpyruvate carboxylase: MTELHPELRESVRMLGDLLGQSIRRYPGQECYELIEEIRAAAKADRRQESGSGQRLVNLLGKLRDDELLPVTRAFNQFLNLANLAEQYHGIRRKRGHQSDLMVESLGEVFERLKQGSVTPEELHQRVVDLRIEFVLTAHPTEVARRTLIMKYDEMSECLARLDHDDLMPAEREEIVNRLSQLVTEAWHTDEIRHERPTAVDEAKWGFAVIENSLWQALPQFLRSLDTSLEDATGRGLPLQASPIRIASWMGGDRDGNPNVTHKVTRRVFLLGRWMAADLYLRDIQALRAELSMWQASDELKAIVGDSREPYRHVLAELRERLIKTRDWAEASVNGETADASGILFENEDFTAPLELCHRSLVECGLEDIANGPLLDTIRRAHTFGLPLIRLDIRQEASRHAEAVAEMVDYLGLGDYLSWSEQERQAFLVQELQGRRPLVPRNWEPSESVGEVLATCEVVAQQTPEALGSYVISMASKPSDVLSVILLLRESGMKFPMRVVPLFETLDDLRGAPDSMSALYEVEWYREYCQGRQEVMIGYSDSSKDAGQLMAAWAQYQAQEKLTQVARQYGVHLTLFHGRGGTVGRGGGPANRAILSQPPGSVNGSFRITEQGEMIRFKFGLPRLAVQSLTLYTTAVIEATLAPPPKPEDSWRETMDWLTERSLKAYRDVVRENPDFVPYFRQVTPEQALGKLALGSRPARRKATGGVESLRAIPWIFAWTQMRLMLPSWLGSDVALEEAARDNRLPVLREMMQGWPFFRTYVDMLEMVLTKADLRIASYYEQTLLDDERLKALGENLRSRLQGCIERLLELKKQTDLLEGEPVFAHSMRVRNPYTDPLHYLQAELLRRDRESEGKGEVPELVERALKVTMAGIAAGMRNTG, from the coding sequence GTGACTGAGCTACATCCCGAACTCCGAGAAAGCGTACGAATGCTGGGCGATCTGCTGGGCCAGAGCATCCGACGCTATCCCGGACAGGAATGCTATGAGCTGATCGAAGAAATCCGTGCGGCGGCCAAGGCCGACCGTCGCCAGGAAAGCGGTTCAGGCCAGCGGCTGGTGAATCTGCTGGGCAAGCTGAGAGATGACGAACTTCTTCCTGTGACCCGGGCTTTCAATCAGTTCCTGAATCTCGCCAACCTCGCCGAGCAGTACCATGGCATTCGCCGAAAACGTGGTCACCAGTCTGATCTCATGGTCGAATCACTAGGCGAGGTCTTTGAGCGGCTCAAACAGGGCAGCGTCACCCCCGAAGAACTGCATCAGCGGGTCGTGGATCTGCGCATCGAATTCGTGCTGACGGCACACCCCACCGAAGTGGCCCGGCGTACCCTGATCATGAAATACGACGAAATGTCGGAATGCCTGGCACGGCTGGACCACGACGACCTGATGCCGGCCGAGCGGGAAGAGATCGTTAACCGCCTGTCCCAACTGGTAACGGAAGCGTGGCATACCGATGAGATCCGCCATGAGCGACCAACCGCAGTGGATGAAGCCAAGTGGGGCTTTGCGGTGATCGAGAACAGTCTGTGGCAGGCTTTGCCACAGTTTCTGAGGAGCCTCGACACATCTCTGGAGGATGCGACGGGGAGGGGGCTTCCCCTGCAGGCATCACCTATCCGGATTGCGTCATGGATGGGCGGTGATCGCGATGGCAATCCGAATGTTACCCACAAGGTCACCCGCCGGGTCTTCCTGCTCGGCCGCTGGATGGCAGCGGATCTCTATCTTCGGGATATTCAGGCGCTGCGGGCCGAACTGTCCATGTGGCAGGCCAGCGACGAGCTCAAGGCCATTGTTGGCGATTCCCGGGAGCCCTATCGCCATGTGCTCGCCGAACTTCGTGAAAGGCTGATCAAAACCCGTGACTGGGCCGAGGCGAGCGTCAATGGCGAAACAGCGGACGCAAGCGGGATTCTTTTTGAGAACGAGGATTTCACAGCCCCCCTGGAGCTCTGCCATCGGTCGCTGGTCGAGTGCGGTCTTGAAGATATTGCCAATGGCCCGCTGCTGGATACCATCCGGCGGGCGCACACCTTCGGCCTGCCGCTGATCCGGCTGGACATCCGCCAGGAAGCGAGCCGCCACGCAGAGGCCGTCGCGGAGATGGTCGATTACCTGGGGTTGGGGGATTACCTGTCCTGGTCAGAGCAGGAGCGCCAGGCGTTTCTGGTGCAGGAGCTTCAGGGCCGACGTCCGCTGGTCCCCCGCAATTGGGAGCCGTCTGAATCGGTCGGGGAGGTGCTGGCAACCTGCGAAGTGGTGGCGCAACAAACCCCGGAAGCCCTGGGTTCCTATGTGATTTCCATGGCTAGCAAGCCCTCTGATGTGTTGAGTGTTATTCTGCTGCTGCGGGAATCCGGGATGAAGTTTCCTATGCGGGTCGTCCCACTTTTTGAAACCCTGGATGATCTGCGAGGTGCGCCGGACAGCATGTCGGCACTGTACGAGGTCGAGTGGTACCGGGAGTATTGCCAGGGCCGGCAGGAAGTCATGATCGGCTATTCGGATTCCTCCAAGGACGCCGGCCAGCTGATGGCGGCCTGGGCCCAGTACCAGGCACAGGAGAAGCTCACACAGGTTGCCCGCCAGTATGGTGTGCATCTGACCCTGTTCCACGGTCGGGGTGGCACCGTCGGCCGCGGCGGTGGGCCCGCCAACCGGGCAATTCTGTCCCAGCCGCCGGGCTCGGTAAACGGCAGCTTCCGGATCACCGAGCAGGGGGAAATGATCCGCTTCAAGTTTGGTTTGCCCCGCCTGGCGGTTCAGAGCCTGACGCTCTATACCACCGCGGTGATTGAAGCCACGCTGGCCCCGCCTCCCAAGCCAGAGGACAGTTGGCGGGAAACCATGGACTGGCTCACCGAGCGGTCTCTGAAAGCCTACCGGGATGTGGTTCGGGAGAATCCGGATTTCGTGCCCTATTTCCGGCAGGTCACACCGGAGCAGGCCCTGGGTAAACTGGCTCTTGGCAGCCGGCCGGCCCGACGAAAGGCCACCGGCGGCGTGGAAAGCCTGCGGGCCATACCCTGGATTTTCGCCTGGACCCAGATGAGGCTGATGCTGCCCAGCTGGCTTGGCAGTGATGTCGCGCTTGAGGAAGCAGCCCGGGATAACCGGCTTCCAGTATTGAGGGAGATGATGCAGGGCTGGCCGTTCTTCCGCACCTACGTGGATATGCTGGAGATGGTGCTGACCAAGGCGGATCTGCGCATCGCCAGCTATTATGAGCAGACCCTGCTGGACGATGAGCGGCTGAAAGCCCTGGGTGAAAACCTTCGGAGCCGGCTCCAGGGGTGCATTGAACGGCTTCTGGAACTCAAGAAGCAGACGGATCTGCTTGAGGGCGAACCCGTATTCGCGCACTCTATGCGGGTGCGTAATCCCTACACCGATCCACTGCATTACCTGCAGGCTGAATTGCTGCGGCGGGATCGGGAAAGTGAGGGCAAGGGTGAGGTGCCGGAACTGGTGGAACGGGCCCTTAAAGTCACCATGGCGGGCATCGCCGCGGGTATGCGCAACACCGGCTGA
- the cysM gene encoding cysteine synthase CysM, producing MHFPTIEDYVGHTPLVRLQRLPGETSNVILAKLEGNNPAGSVKDRPAISMIQEAERRGDIKPGDTLIEATSGNTGIALAMAAAIKGYRMVLIMPANMSEERRASMRAYGAEIVTVTREQGMETARDLALKMQSEGKGTVLDQFSNQDNPLAHYRTTGPEIWEQTGGRVTHFVSSMGTTGTIMGVSRYLKERNPDIRIIGLQPKEGASIPGIRRWPEAYLPKIYDAARVDQVLDVGQEEAETTMRALASEEGIFCGVSSGGSIAAALKLSQQVENAIIVAIICDRGDRYLSTGVFPGA from the coding sequence ATGCATTTTCCCACCATTGAAGATTATGTCGGGCACACCCCTCTGGTTCGCCTGCAGCGTCTCCCCGGTGAGACGAGTAACGTGATTCTGGCCAAGCTGGAGGGCAACAACCCTGCCGGCTCGGTGAAGGATCGCCCGGCCATCAGCATGATTCAGGAAGCGGAGCGCCGGGGCGACATCAAACCGGGCGATACCCTGATCGAGGCAACCAGTGGCAACACCGGCATCGCCCTGGCCATGGCTGCTGCGATCAAGGGTTACCGTATGGTCCTGATCATGCCCGCGAACATGAGTGAAGAGCGTCGGGCTTCCATGCGGGCCTATGGTGCGGAGATCGTTACCGTTACCAGGGAACAGGGTATGGAAACGGCCCGTGACCTGGCCCTCAAGATGCAGTCGGAAGGCAAGGGTACGGTACTGGACCAGTTCAGCAATCAGGACAACCCCCTGGCGCACTACCGAACCACCGGCCCCGAAATCTGGGAGCAGACCGGCGGGCGTGTCACACATTTTGTCAGCTCCATGGGCACCACCGGTACCATCATGGGCGTGTCCCGCTACCTCAAGGAGCGCAACCCGGATATCCGCATTATCGGACTGCAGCCAAAGGAGGGCGCATCCATCCCCGGAATCCGGCGCTGGCCCGAAGCCTACCTGCCGAAAATCTACGATGCGGCCCGCGTCGACCAGGTGCTGGATGTAGGCCAGGAAGAAGCCGAGACCACCATGCGGGCCCTGGCTTCCGAGGAAGGCATTTTCTGTGGCGTATCCTCCGGCGGTTCGATTGCGGCGGCACTCAAGCTCTCGCAGCAGGTTGAAAACGCCATCATCGTGGCCATCATCTGTGACCGCGGCGACCGCTATCTTTCCACCGGTGTATTTCCTGGCGCCTGA
- the rlmD gene encoding 23S rRNA (uracil(1939)-C(5))-methyltransferase RlmD, which translates to MSRRRRKVLPKEPVRCEIETLSHDGRGIARQDGKTQFVDGALPGETVMAKVVSSRSKFDELRTEEVLVAAPDRQTPPCEFADLCGGCSLQHMSGDAQIEFKENTLREHFAHFGGIEPEEWIEPLRSEESLGYRRKARLGVRYVKARESVLVGFREKRNSFLTDIDRCVVLDPRIGDRILPLRNMLHDLEAFSRIAQVEVACGDDVAVMVFRNMDDLSADDREKLIAFGQAHDLHIYLQPKGPDTVHRIWPESSGRDDEQLSYRLKEFDLTMKFHPMDFTQVNAGINREMVHRAVEWLDVQPGERVLDLFCGLGNFTLPLARRGGQVVGVEGDETMVVRGRENAELNGLENVAFHGADLHGDFTGQSWAKEGFDKILIDPPRSGAEEICKYLTAFGARKIVYVSCNPATLARDAGVMVRNGYRLVRAGVMDMFPHTTHVESIALFERDSG; encoded by the coding sequence ATGAGCAGACGACGCAGGAAGGTTCTTCCTAAAGAGCCCGTGCGCTGTGAGATTGAAACGCTGAGCCATGATGGCCGGGGAATCGCCCGTCAGGATGGCAAGACCCAGTTTGTGGATGGGGCATTGCCTGGTGAAACGGTGATGGCGAAAGTAGTTTCGAGCCGAAGCAAATTCGATGAGCTGCGCACGGAAGAGGTTCTGGTAGCCGCCCCCGATCGCCAGACGCCGCCCTGTGAGTTTGCCGACCTTTGCGGTGGCTGCAGCCTCCAGCACATGAGTGGCGATGCTCAGATCGAGTTCAAGGAGAACACCCTGAGGGAGCATTTTGCCCATTTCGGGGGCATTGAGCCCGAGGAGTGGATTGAGCCACTGCGTTCGGAGGAGAGCCTCGGCTATCGTCGCAAGGCTCGCCTGGGTGTTCGTTACGTCAAGGCGAGGGAATCCGTTCTGGTCGGATTCCGGGAGAAACGTAACAGTTTCCTGACCGACATCGATCGCTGTGTGGTGCTGGATCCACGGATTGGCGATCGCATATTGCCCCTGCGCAACATGCTGCATGATCTGGAGGCCTTCAGCCGAATCGCCCAGGTGGAGGTTGCCTGTGGCGATGATGTGGCAGTAATGGTGTTCCGGAACATGGATGACCTCTCGGCCGATGATCGGGAAAAGCTCATCGCCTTTGGGCAGGCCCACGATTTGCATATTTACCTGCAGCCAAAAGGGCCCGACACCGTGCATCGGATCTGGCCCGAATCCTCTGGTCGGGATGATGAACAATTGAGCTACAGGCTGAAAGAATTCGACCTGACCATGAAATTTCATCCCATGGACTTTACCCAGGTCAATGCAGGCATTAACCGCGAGATGGTACACAGGGCCGTGGAATGGCTGGATGTTCAGCCGGGTGAGCGTGTCCTGGATCTCTTCTGTGGTCTGGGGAACTTCACGCTGCCACTGGCTCGAAGAGGAGGACAGGTTGTTGGTGTGGAAGGAGACGAGACCATGGTCGTGCGCGGTCGGGAAAACGCGGAACTAAATGGTCTGGAAAATGTCGCTTTCCACGGTGCCGATCTGCATGGGGATTTCACCGGCCAGAGCTGGGCGAAGGAGGGGTTCGACAAGATCCTGATTGATCCGCCCCGTTCCGGTGCCGAGGAAATCTGCAAGTACCTGACTGCCTTCGGCGCCCGGAAGATAGTCTATGTCTCCTGTAACCCGGCTACCCTGGCACGGGATGCAGGCGTTATGGTGCGCAACGGCTATCGCTTGGTGCGCGCGGGTGTGATGGACATGTTCCCCCACACCACCCATGTGGAATCCATCGCGTTGTTCGAGCGGGATTCCGGCTGA
- a CDS encoding pilin assembly protein — MKIKDLVNYWDKHARGRLTRDAYFAALSDQHHKRLEKLAALYPMKSPQDLMRDLISAALDEMETSFPYVQGTKVVAYDEDGFEIYEDQGLTPKFVSLSQKHIQRLKARQLESVA, encoded by the coding sequence ATGAAAATCAAAGATCTGGTCAACTACTGGGACAAGCATGCACGTGGTCGGCTTACCCGAGACGCATACTTTGCGGCGTTGTCTGACCAGCATCACAAACGCCTCGAAAAGCTCGCAGCGCTTTACCCGATGAAGTCACCTCAGGATCTGATGCGGGATCTGATTTCTGCAGCACTGGACGAGATGGAAACCAGCTTTCCATATGTTCAGGGCACTAAAGTGGTGGCTTACGATGAGGATGGCTTCGAGATCTACGAAGATCAGGGCCTGACTCCAAAGTTCGTCAGCCTGAGCCAGAAGCACATCCAGCGCCTCAAGGCCCGTCAGCTGGAATCAGTCGCCTGA
- the relA gene encoding GTP diphosphokinase, with protein MVKVREDYAMTGDGQVDIEGWVHQIASQTHLEDPDQFRKACEKAAEIDLQAFRQDRQWAPGSSSFRIGIEMAQVLAELHLDQASLVAAILYRAVREERVPLEMIRKEFGDEVAGLINGVQQMAAISSIHHPLKGNVLGQSEGQLDNVRKMLVTMIDDVRVALIKLAERTCAIRAVKDAPEEKRMRVAREVFDIYAPLAHRLGIGHIKWELEDLSFRYLHSSAYKKIAKLLDEKRLDRDGYIKRVLETLQTELKAYSIEGELSGRAKHIYSIWRKMRRKGIDFSQVYDVRAVRILVPEVRDCYAALGIVHTLWRHIPNEFDDYIANPKENGYQSLHTAVIGPEGKVMEVQIRTHKMHEEAELGVCAHWLYKGMDKGNKSTGYDAKINWLRQVLEWQEELGDLSGLADHLKSDVASDRVYVFTPEGHVVDLPQGATPVDFAYRVHTEIGHACRGARVNSRIVPLTYPLKTGDQVFILTSNNPAPSRDWLNPSLGYIQTSRARAKVTHWFKQQDRGRNIIDGRAILEDEFKRLSLYDVDLGELAKKVNYHSAEDMFAATGAGDLRPTHVANMAQQMLEPKSEQLDLKLSTQRRKPYDTESDIQILGVGKLKTQVAKCCKPLPGDAIGGYITVGRGVTVHRQDCLTFLNLSEFEPNRIIEVSWGGRPAAVYPVDIEIEAYDRSGLLRDITQVLSASKSDVLSLNTLSNKDENTATMTVTVEISSLEQLARLLAQIRNLPNIIDVRRKRG; from the coding sequence ATGGTAAAAGTTCGCGAAGACTACGCAATGACTGGCGATGGCCAGGTGGATATCGAGGGGTGGGTACACCAGATAGCCTCGCAGACCCACCTGGAAGACCCGGATCAGTTTCGGAAGGCCTGCGAAAAGGCGGCCGAGATTGATCTGCAGGCGTTCCGGCAGGACCGGCAGTGGGCGCCGGGCTCCAGCAGCTTCCGGATCGGCATCGAGATGGCTCAGGTGTTGGCGGAGCTGCACCTGGATCAGGCCAGCCTGGTGGCAGCGATTCTTTACCGCGCGGTGCGGGAAGAGCGTGTTCCGCTTGAGATGATACGCAAGGAGTTTGGCGACGAGGTGGCAGGCCTGATCAACGGTGTGCAGCAGATGGCGGCTATTTCGTCCATCCATCACCCGCTGAAAGGGAACGTCCTTGGCCAGAGTGAAGGCCAGTTGGACAACGTCCGCAAGATGCTCGTGACCATGATCGACGACGTCCGGGTTGCCCTGATCAAACTCGCCGAGCGGACCTGTGCCATTCGGGCGGTCAAGGATGCTCCGGAAGAAAAGCGCATGCGCGTGGCCCGGGAAGTGTTCGATATCTACGCGCCCCTGGCCCATCGTCTTGGCATCGGTCACATCAAGTGGGAGCTCGAGGACCTGTCTTTCCGCTATCTGCATAGCTCCGCCTACAAAAAGATCGCCAAACTGCTGGACGAGAAGCGTCTCGATCGTGACGGCTACATCAAGCGGGTTCTCGAAACTCTTCAGACCGAACTCAAGGCCTACAGCATTGAGGGTGAGCTGTCCGGCCGCGCCAAGCACATCTACAGCATCTGGCGGAAAATGCGTCGCAAGGGCATCGATTTTTCACAGGTCTACGATGTCCGCGCCGTGCGTATCCTGGTACCGGAAGTGCGCGACTGTTATGCGGCCCTGGGTATTGTCCACACGTTGTGGCGCCACATTCCGAACGAGTTTGACGACTACATAGCCAACCCCAAGGAAAACGGTTACCAGTCTCTGCACACGGCGGTGATCGGGCCGGAGGGCAAGGTCATGGAAGTGCAGATCCGAACCCACAAAATGCATGAGGAGGCGGAGCTGGGCGTCTGTGCCCACTGGTTGTACAAGGGGATGGACAAAGGCAACAAGTCCACGGGGTACGATGCCAAGATCAACTGGCTGCGCCAGGTTCTGGAATGGCAGGAAGAGCTGGGTGACCTTTCCGGGCTGGCCGACCACCTGAAATCCGATGTGGCTTCAGACCGGGTGTATGTCTTCACGCCCGAGGGCCATGTGGTGGATCTGCCCCAGGGGGCAACGCCGGTGGATTTCGCCTATCGGGTTCACACCGAAATTGGTCATGCCTGCCGTGGTGCGCGCGTAAACAGCCGTATTGTGCCGCTGACCTATCCGCTGAAAACCGGCGATCAAGTATTTATCCTGACCTCCAACAACCCGGCTCCCAGCCGTGACTGGCTCAACCCGAGCCTTGGTTACATCCAGACATCCCGGGCCCGGGCCAAGGTGACACATTGGTTCAAACAGCAGGATCGTGGCCGCAATATCATCGACGGCCGCGCGATCCTCGAGGACGAGTTCAAGCGCCTTTCTCTGTATGACGTGGATCTTGGTGAGCTCGCCAAGAAGGTCAATTATCACAGTGCGGAGGACATGTTTGCCGCCACGGGTGCTGGAGACCTTCGCCCCACTCATGTCGCCAATATGGCCCAGCAAATGCTGGAGCCCAAGTCCGAACAGCTGGATCTGAAACTCAGCACCCAGCGCCGCAAACCCTACGATACCGAATCCGATATCCAGATCCTGGGTGTTGGCAAACTCAAGACCCAGGTGGCGAAATGCTGTAAACCACTGCCCGGTGATGCTATCGGTGGCTATATTACGGTCGGTCGGGGCGTTACGGTACATCGTCAGGACTGCCTGACATTTCTGAACCTGAGTGAGTTCGAACCCAATCGGATCATTGAGGTGAGCTGGGGTGGACGACCGGCGGCAGTTTATCCGGTTGATATCGAGATCGAAGCCTATGACCGGTCCGGACTGCTGAGGGATATCACACAGGTGCTGTCGGCCTCCAAGAGTGACGTGCTGTCGCTCAATACCCTGAGCAACAAGGACGAGAACACGGCCACCATGACCGTGACCGTGGAGATTTCCAGCCTGGAGCAGCTGGCGCGGTTGCTGGCACAGATCCGTAACCTGCCCAATATCATTGATGTAAGGCGTAAACGCGGATGA
- the mazG gene encoding nucleoside triphosphate pyrophosphohydrolase, which translates to MSYTIDDLKTLMARLRDPETGCPWDTRQSYKTIVPHTLEEAYEVADAIDREDYPHLKDELGDLLFQVIFYAQIGREDGHFDFDGVVDHLVQKLVRRHPHVFPEGTLESRIDPDKRPDEAWIKESWERIKAEERAMKPAPEAGGSVSRLDGIARTLPAMARAEKLQKRAARHGFDWPEIGPVFDKLHEEIDELKEAWEAAQTGTGDPDAVEDELGDLLFVCVNLARFMRVNPEQALNRTNHKFDARFRAIERVLESEGRDMDEESLEALDAVWQAVKGVERD; encoded by the coding sequence ATGAGCTATACCATCGACGATCTGAAAACCCTCATGGCCCGGCTCCGGGATCCGGAGACCGGCTGTCCCTGGGATACCAGGCAATCCTACAAGACCATCGTGCCGCACACGCTGGAGGAAGCCTACGAAGTTGCCGATGCCATTGATCGTGAAGATTACCCGCACCTGAAAGATGAACTGGGAGATCTGCTGTTCCAGGTCATCTTTTATGCCCAGATCGGACGTGAAGACGGCCACTTCGACTTTGACGGCGTGGTCGATCATCTGGTTCAGAAACTGGTGCGTCGGCATCCCCATGTTTTTCCCGAAGGCACACTGGAAAGTCGCATTGATCCTGATAAGCGGCCGGATGAGGCCTGGATCAAGGAAAGCTGGGAGCGAATCAAGGCCGAGGAGCGGGCAATGAAGCCGGCACCGGAAGCCGGCGGTTCGGTAAGCCGGCTTGATGGCATTGCCCGGACGCTGCCCGCAATGGCTCGGGCCGAGAAGCTCCAGAAACGGGCAGCCCGGCACGGATTCGACTGGCCGGAGATCGGCCCCGTTTTCGACAAACTCCATGAGGAAATCGATGAGCTCAAGGAGGCCTGGGAAGCTGCGCAGACTGGCACCGGCGATCCCGATGCCGTTGAGGATGAGCTCGGCGATCTTCTGTTCGTCTGTGTGAACCTGGCACGGTTCATGAGAGTTAACCCTGAGCAGGCTCTCAATCGGACCAACCACAAATTCGATGCCCGCTTCCGGGCGATCGAACGTGTGCTTGAGAGCGAGGGCCGCGACATGGACGAAGAATCACTGGAGGCGCTGGACGCCGTCTGGCAGGCGGTGAAAGGCGTAGAGCGGGACTGA